A stretch of Acidobacteriota bacterium DNA encodes these proteins:
- the rimM gene encoding ribosome maturation factor RimM — translation MVQVGLVVRPHGLRGQVVIAPDTDFGDERFAVGAQVWRKSGGNPMALTVTDSHPQSDRWVVAFEGVTSVEEAEALRGVELRIPEQSRMPLGPDEYYLYDLVGCQVQTGAGVEVGQVKAVYTGAGGALLGVDRDGAEVLVPLVKAMCPEIDVVGRRIVVDPPEGLLDVNAPAAKEPKEKSGSKEASR, via the coding sequence ATGGTGCAGGTCGGTCTGGTGGTGCGGCCTCACGGCCTGCGTGGCCAGGTGGTGATTGCGCCAGACACCGACTTCGGTGACGAGCGGTTTGCCGTGGGCGCACAGGTGTGGCGCAAGTCAGGTGGCAACCCGATGGCGTTGACGGTGACCGACAGTCACCCCCAGTCGGACCGGTGGGTGGTGGCGTTCGAAGGGGTCACCTCGGTGGAAGAGGCTGAGGCGTTGCGCGGCGTTGAGCTTCGCATCCCCGAACAGTCGCGGATGCCGCTGGGGCCCGACGAGTATTACCTCTACGACCTCGTGGGCTGCCAGGTGCAGACCGGCGCGGGAGTTGAGGTGGGACAGGTGAAGGCGGTCTACACGGGGGCGGGCGGCGCGCTGCTGGGTGTGGATCGCGATGGTGCCGAGGTGCTGGTGCCGCTGGTGAAGGCGATGTGCCCCGAGATCGATGTGGTGGGGCGTCGCATCGTGGTGGATCCGCCTGAAGGGCTGTTGGACGTGAACGCGCCCGCAGCGAAGGAGCCGAAGGAGAAGTCTGGCTCGAAGGAGGCGTCACGATGA
- a CDS encoding KH domain-containing protein, with amino-acid sequence MSRARDVVDVVARALASQPDEVDVVEYERRDQTVVELTMAPGDLGRVIGRQGRTATAVRTLAAAAAELDGLRVSVDFRDD; translated from the coding sequence GTGAGCCGGGCGCGCGACGTCGTGGACGTGGTGGCGCGCGCACTGGCGAGCCAGCCCGACGAGGTGGACGTGGTGGAGTACGAGCGCCGCGACCAGACCGTTGTGGAACTGACGATGGCGCCGGGCGACCTGGGCCGCGTGATCGGCCGGCAGGGACGGACCGCCACGGCAGTCCGGACGCTCGCGGCTGCGGCCGCGGAACTCGACGGCCTTCGGGTCAGCGTCGACTTCCGCGACGACTAG
- the rpsP gene encoding 30S ribosomal protein S16, protein MVVIRMRRAGSKNRAFYRIVVTESAAAREGRFIEILGHYNPRTSPETLVIDRERLAHWVKSGATPSDTLRTLLARAPVAPVQEAAPAAS, encoded by the coding sequence ATGGTAGTGATTCGTATGCGGCGGGCAGGTTCGAAGAACCGGGCCTTTTACCGCATTGTCGTGACCGAGTCGGCGGCCGCACGCGAGGGCCGCTTCATTGAAATTCTCGGCCACTACAATCCGCGCACATCGCCGGAAACACTGGTGATCGATCGCGAGCGGTTGGCGCACTGGGTGAAGAGCGGCGCGACGCCGTCCGACACGCTGCGCACGTTGCTTGCCCGCGCGCCGGTGGCACCGGTGCAGGAAGCCGCTCCGGCCGCATCGTGA
- the ffh gene encoding signal recognition particle protein, translated as MLESLSTRLQDVFRSLRGEVRLSEASVDAALREIRLALLEADVNFRVVKAFIDRVRAKAIGDEVLRSLSPAQQVVRIVRDEMLALFGDVTGGLTPDARSPRVVLMLGLQGSGKTTTSAKLARWLVAQGKHPMLVSTDVRRPAAIEQLSVLAGQVGVRVHDPAGELDPVVRASGALAATRQLGFDTLIVDTAGRLHIDDELMAELEAIAAAVSPTDRLYVADAMTGQDAIRSAGEFNARMSVPGTGNGVTGVVLTKLDGDARGGAALSVVGVVGVPIAFVGVGERPQDFEPFHADRLVSRLLGMGDILTLIERAEGALDAESREKLEKKTRLDDFTLDDFADQLRTITKMGPLDQVLGMIPGLGAMKELNAQRAQVDGKQVGRVQAIISSMTIEERQDHQLLNGSRRKRIARGSGTSVEEVNRVLKQFVEMRKMLKTMSGAGGGLKGKQRLMGMLRGR; from the coding sequence ATGTTGGAGTCGCTCAGCACACGTCTACAGGACGTTTTCAGGTCGCTTCGGGGCGAAGTGCGCCTGAGCGAAGCGAGTGTTGACGCCGCGCTGCGCGAGATTCGGCTCGCGCTGCTCGAAGCCGACGTCAACTTCCGCGTCGTCAAGGCGTTTATCGACCGCGTGCGGGCGAAGGCGATTGGCGACGAGGTGTTGCGCAGCCTGTCGCCGGCGCAGCAGGTGGTGCGGATCGTCCGCGACGAGATGCTGGCGCTCTTCGGTGATGTCACCGGGGGGCTCACGCCGGATGCGCGGTCGCCCCGCGTGGTGTTGATGCTGGGGCTGCAGGGCTCGGGCAAGACGACGACCTCGGCGAAGCTGGCCCGGTGGCTGGTGGCGCAGGGGAAGCACCCGATGCTGGTGTCCACCGACGTGCGTCGGCCGGCGGCCATCGAGCAGTTGTCGGTGCTGGCGGGGCAAGTGGGTGTGCGGGTGCACGACCCGGCGGGTGAGTTGGACCCGGTGGTGCGAGCGTCGGGCGCGTTGGCTGCAACCAGGCAGCTGGGGTTCGACACGCTCATCGTGGACACCGCGGGGCGGTTGCACATCGACGACGAGCTGATGGCCGAGCTCGAGGCGATTGCGGCGGCGGTCAGTCCGACCGATCGGTTGTACGTCGCAGACGCGATGACCGGCCAGGACGCGATTCGGAGCGCGGGTGAGTTCAACGCGCGGATGAGCGTGCCTGGGACGGGCAACGGGGTCACCGGCGTGGTGCTCACCAAGCTCGACGGTGATGCCCGGGGCGGCGCGGCGTTGTCGGTGGTGGGCGTGGTCGGTGTGCCGATTGCGTTTGTGGGTGTGGGCGAGCGGCCACAGGATTTCGAGCCGTTCCATGCGGACCGGCTGGTGTCACGGCTGCTGGGGATGGGCGACATCCTCACCCTCATCGAACGCGCAGAGGGCGCGCTTGATGCGGAGAGCCGCGAGAAGCTCGAGAAGAAGACGCGTCTCGATGACTTCACGCTGGATGATTTTGCAGACCAGCTGCGCACCATCACGAAGATGGGGCCGCTGGACCAGGTGCTGGGGATGATTCCCGGACTTGGCGCGATGAAAGAACTGAACGCACAGCGCGCTCAGGTGGATGGCAAACAGGTGGGCCGGGTGCAGGCGATCATCAGTTCGATGACGATTGAGGAGCGCCAGGACCACCAGTTGCTGAACGGCAGCCGTCGCAAGCGCATCGCGCGCGGCAGCGGCACGTCGGTGGAAGAGGTCAATCGGGTGCTGAAGCAGTTCGTCGAGATGCGCAAGATGCTCAAGACGATGAGCGGCGCAGGTGGCGGACTCAAAGGCAAGCAGCGCCTGATGGGCATGTTACGGGGCAGGTAG
- a CDS encoding bifunctional 3,4-dihydroxy-2-butanone-4-phosphate synthase/GTP cyclohydrolase II, whose amino-acid sequence MKSASLRLAKGRKASPFAPIDKAVAAFREGQMLVVVDDEHRENEGDLTMAASKVTPEAINFMVKHGRGLVCLSMTPERLIELDVPLEVSDNSSRRETAFCVSIDARAGTSTGVSAADRAHTVKVAIDPNTKPKDLARPGHVFPLRGRPGGVLVRAGHTEAAVDLARMAGMEPAGVICEILNEDGTMARVPELTKFARKHKLLMITIADLIRYRMRTESLVKRTARAALPTAHGPFDVYAYESGLDGETHVALVRGDVGAGERIMVRVHSKCLTGDVFHSSRCDCGLQLDRAMALIAAEGQGVLLYLNQEGRGIGLANKIKAYELQDQGLDTVEANEKLGFKPDQRDYGIGAQILRDLGVRTMRLLTNNPRKFVGLEGYGLSVVESVPLEIEATEFTRRYMKTKKDKLGHKLSSV is encoded by the coding sequence GTGAAAAGCGCCAGTCTTCGTCTAGCCAAGGGCCGCAAGGCCTCGCCGTTCGCGCCCATCGACAAGGCCGTGGCCGCCTTTCGTGAGGGCCAGATGCTTGTGGTCGTCGACGATGAGCATCGGGAAAACGAGGGGGACCTGACAATGGCCGCGTCGAAGGTGACGCCTGAAGCGATCAACTTCATGGTGAAACACGGGCGCGGGCTCGTGTGCCTGTCGATGACGCCCGAGCGGCTGATCGAACTTGATGTGCCGCTGGAAGTGAGCGACAACTCGTCGCGGCGTGAAACCGCGTTCTGCGTCTCGATCGATGCACGTGCCGGGACGTCCACGGGTGTGTCGGCTGCCGACCGCGCGCACACCGTGAAGGTGGCCATTGATCCGAACACGAAGCCGAAAGACCTGGCCCGGCCGGGACACGTCTTCCCGCTGCGAGGCCGTCCTGGCGGCGTGCTGGTGCGCGCGGGCCACACCGAGGCGGCAGTGGATCTGGCGCGGATGGCCGGGATGGAGCCGGCCGGCGTCATCTGCGAAATTCTCAATGAAGACGGCACCATGGCGCGCGTGCCTGAGCTGACGAAGTTTGCACGCAAGCACAAGCTGCTGATGATCACCATCGCCGACCTGATTCGGTATCGCATGCGCACGGAAAGCCTGGTGAAACGGACGGCTCGCGCCGCGTTGCCGACTGCGCATGGGCCGTTCGACGTCTATGCCTATGAGTCGGGACTTGATGGGGAAACGCACGTCGCGCTTGTGCGCGGTGATGTGGGTGCGGGTGAACGGATCATGGTGCGCGTGCACTCGAAGTGCCTGACCGGCGATGTGTTCCATTCGTCTCGGTGTGACTGCGGCCTGCAGCTCGATCGCGCCATGGCGCTCATCGCGGCTGAAGGGCAGGGCGTGTTGCTCTACCTGAACCAGGAGGGCCGGGGCATCGGCCTGGCCAACAAGATCAAGGCCTACGAGTTGCAGGACCAGGGGCTCGATACGGTGGAAGCCAACGAAAAGCTCGGGTTCAAACCCGACCAGCGCGACTACGGCATCGGCGCCCAGATCCTGCGCGACCTGGGTGTGCGCACGATGCGCCTGCTCACCAACAATCCGCGGAAGTTCGTGGGGCTGGAAGGGTACGGGTTGTCGGTGGTGGAATCGGTGCCGCTCGAAATTGAAGCGACCGAGTTCACGCGCCGGTACATGAAAACGAAGAAAGACAAGCTCGGTCACAAACTCTCATCCGTGTAG
- a CDS encoding riboflavin synthase, translating into MIEAVGRVSAVDELPGARRIAIDTPLATELGLGDSIAVNGVCLTVVTQSETGFAADVSPETLRVTTLGEWRVGRRVNLERPMRADDRLGGHFVLGHVDAVTELTSVRAEGDCYWLEFRVPPAIEACLIPKGSISLDGISLTIAALTEKSFAVQIVPHTWAQTALPDVAAGASVNVEGDVLGKYVARMMSLQSFEGMSRK; encoded by the coding sequence TTGATTGAAGCCGTAGGCCGGGTCAGCGCGGTTGACGAGCTGCCAGGCGCTCGGCGTATAGCGATCGATACGCCACTGGCCACCGAGCTCGGCCTTGGCGACAGCATCGCGGTAAACGGCGTGTGCCTCACGGTCGTGACGCAATCAGAAACCGGGTTTGCCGCCGATGTTTCGCCCGAGACGCTGCGAGTCACGACGCTCGGCGAATGGCGCGTGGGCCGGCGGGTGAACCTCGAGCGTCCGATGCGCGCCGACGATCGCCTCGGCGGCCACTTCGTGCTGGGCCACGTGGATGCGGTCACCGAGTTGACCTCCGTGCGTGCAGAGGGCGACTGTTACTGGCTCGAGTTCCGTGTGCCTCCCGCAATCGAGGCGTGCCTGATTCCCAAGGGGTCGATCAGTCTCGACGGGATCAGCCTGACCATCGCGGCACTCACTGAGAAGTCGTTCGCCGTGCAGATTGTGCCGCACACGTGGGCGCAGACCGCACTGCCCGATGTGGCGGCCGGCGCGTCGGTGAATGTCGAAGGTGACGTGCTCGGCAAGTACGTGGCCCGCATGATGTCGTTGCAGTCTTTTGAAGGGATGAGTCGCAAGTGA
- the ribD gene encoding bifunctional diaminohydroxyphosphoribosylaminopyrimidine deaminase/5-amino-6-(5-phosphoribosylamino)uracil reductase RibD, which yields MLAPTDAAWMARAIALAERGRGRTHPNPLVGAVVVSPEDVVVGQGAHLVAGGPHAEVIALDDAGDRARGATLYCTLEPCSHTGRTGPCVDRIAAAGVRRVVTAIQDPNPLVDGRGHAWLRERGIEVAVGVGTDDAERQNAPFLTWMRYRRPWTVLKTVTSSDGFVGRVGERTQLSGAAADRWMHRQRAWIDAIAVGADTVLVDDPELTARGPMRTRPLTRVVFDWRGRTSPGARLWSTGSAGPVIMVVLDSTVQAEPARFEALAAQGVRVDAYPTRDLAAVARRLAEDGVQSLVLEGGPSLQQAWLDAGLVDHLQWLVTPAVLGHGVPMVPAVRARCEAVPSERWQRFDADWLVDECLQG from the coding sequence GTGCTCGCGCCGACCGATGCCGCGTGGATGGCCCGGGCGATCGCGCTGGCCGAACGCGGTCGCGGTCGCACACATCCCAATCCGCTCGTCGGCGCGGTGGTGGTGTCGCCCGAGGATGTTGTCGTTGGGCAGGGCGCGCACCTGGTGGCGGGTGGTCCGCATGCAGAGGTCATCGCGCTCGACGATGCCGGGGACCGGGCGCGCGGAGCAACGTTGTATTGCACGCTCGAACCGTGCAGTCACACGGGACGCACCGGGCCGTGCGTTGACCGGATCGCGGCGGCCGGCGTTCGGCGGGTCGTCACGGCGATTCAAGATCCCAATCCGCTGGTGGATGGCCGCGGCCATGCCTGGCTGCGCGAACGCGGCATTGAGGTGGCAGTTGGCGTCGGCACAGACGACGCCGAGCGGCAGAACGCGCCGTTCCTCACATGGATGCGGTACCGTCGCCCCTGGACCGTGCTCAAGACCGTGACGTCGTCTGACGGCTTTGTCGGGCGGGTTGGGGAACGCACCCAACTCTCGGGCGCCGCGGCGGATCGCTGGATGCATCGCCAGCGGGCGTGGATCGATGCCATTGCGGTGGGCGCCGACACGGTGCTGGTGGACGACCCGGAACTGACGGCCCGCGGGCCGATGCGCACTCGTCCGCTGACCCGGGTCGTTTTCGACTGGCGGGGGCGTACATCACCCGGGGCGCGCCTGTGGTCGACCGGTTCGGCCGGTCCCGTCATAATGGTGGTGTTGGATTCGACGGTGCAGGCCGAGCCGGCAAGGTTCGAGGCGCTCGCGGCGCAGGGCGTGCGGGTGGATGCGTATCCCACGCGCGACCTGGCCGCCGTGGCGCGCCGGTTGGCCGAAGACGGTGTGCAGTCGCTGGTGCTTGAGGGTGGGCCGTCGCTGCAACAGGCGTGGCTCGACGCGGGCTTGGTGGATCACCTGCAGTGGCTGGTCACTCCGGCCGTTCTGGGCCACGGCGTGCCGATGGTGCCTGCGGTACGGGCGCGGTGCGAGGCGGTGCCTTCCGAGCGGTGGCAGCGGTTCGATGCCGACTGGTTGGTGGACGAATGTTTACAGGGTTGA
- the ftsY gene encoding signal recognition particle-docking protein FtsY encodes MALFDRLRAGLARTAKQIRDRLADAEQPSASTQAPASTGGRPALALDTLEAVEEALIAADVGLPATERIVEAVRQDRVGSISARVGREVRRILSETDAPKAIVSTPHVILIVGVNGTGKTTTVGKLANLYRAAGRSVLVCAADTFRAAAVEQLAVWTERAGVDLVRAKTGSDPAAITFDAVTAAKARGREIVLVDTAGRLHTRANLMAELDKIRRIVSREVPGAPHEVLLVLDATVGQNGLVQAREFQQASGANGIVLTKLDGTAKGGVVVAIAHDLKLPIRYIGVGEGIDDFLPFDAGAYVDALFSETK; translated from the coding sequence ATGGCGCTTTTTGACCGTCTGCGCGCAGGGCTTGCGCGCACCGCAAAACAGATTCGCGACCGCCTTGCTGACGCCGAGCAGCCGTCGGCCTCAACACAGGCACCCGCCTCAACAGGCGGCCGGCCTGCGTTGGCGCTCGATACGCTTGAGGCGGTTGAAGAGGCATTGATCGCGGCCGATGTCGGCTTGCCGGCCACCGAGCGCATCGTGGAAGCCGTGCGCCAGGATCGGGTAGGTTCCATCAGTGCGCGCGTGGGACGTGAAGTACGCCGCATCCTCAGCGAGACCGACGCGCCGAAAGCGATCGTTTCAACTCCGCACGTCATACTCATCGTCGGCGTCAACGGCACCGGCAAGACGACAACCGTCGGCAAACTGGCCAATCTGTACCGGGCGGCCGGCCGGTCGGTGCTGGTCTGCGCGGCAGATACATTTCGCGCCGCTGCCGTCGAGCAGCTCGCCGTGTGGACCGAGCGCGCGGGTGTTGACCTGGTGCGAGCGAAAACCGGATCCGATCCGGCGGCAATCACATTCGACGCGGTGACTGCAGCCAAGGCCCGCGGGCGCGAGATTGTGCTCGTGGACACGGCAGGGCGGCTGCACACGCGCGCCAACCTGATGGCCGAACTCGACAAGATTCGCCGCATTGTCTCGCGCGAGGTCCCGGGCGCGCCCCACGAGGTGTTGCTGGTGCTTGACGCGACTGTGGGGCAGAACGGTCTGGTGCAGGCACGTGAGTTCCAGCAGGCGAGCGGCGCCAATGGCATTGTGCTGACCAAGCTTGACGGCACGGCCAAGGGTGGCGTGGTGGTGGCCATCGCGCACGATCTGAAACTTCCCATCCGTTACATTGGCGTGGGCGAGGGGATCGACGACTTCCTGCCCTTTGACGCCGGCGCGTACGTGGACGCGCTTTTCTCAGAAACGAAGTAG
- a CDS encoding NAD(P)-dependent glycerol-3-phosphate dehydrogenase, with product MSTAVLGAGSWGTALAIHLGSMGHDVALWGRDHDLLGAMAERRANPTYLPDVTFPAQLRPTSSLTLALAGARHVIVAVPSHGLRAVVRNAVPHLEPGVILVSATKGLEADSHDRMSEVLTEETGGRNPVVVLSGPSFAAEVAQRLPTALVAASTDAVALAAVQEEFRGPVFRLYASTDVVGVEIGAALKNIIAIAAGVVESLGLGHNAMAALITRGLAEISRLSFAMGGQRETPSGLSGLGDLVLTCTGSLSRNRHVGVELGRGRSLDDILAGMRMVAEGVRTTPAALALGQRHGVELPIAAQMAEVLAGRKTPRAAAGDLMLRPQRCEQEAGKV from the coding sequence ATGTCGACCGCGGTACTCGGTGCCGGTAGTTGGGGCACCGCTCTGGCAATCCATCTGGGAAGCATGGGACACGACGTGGCCCTATGGGGCCGCGACCATGACCTGCTCGGCGCGATGGCGGAACGCCGCGCGAACCCCACCTATCTCCCGGACGTCACGTTTCCCGCACAACTCCGGCCCACGTCGTCGTTGACCTTGGCCCTTGCGGGCGCGCGGCATGTGATTGTGGCCGTGCCCTCGCACGGCTTGCGGGCCGTGGTGCGAAACGCCGTGCCCCACCTTGAGCCCGGTGTGATCCTGGTCAGTGCCACCAAAGGCCTTGAGGCTGATTCACACGACCGGATGTCGGAGGTGCTGACGGAGGAGACCGGCGGGCGCAATCCCGTCGTGGTGCTCTCCGGACCAAGCTTCGCGGCTGAGGTCGCGCAGCGCCTGCCCACAGCGCTCGTGGCCGCGTCAACAGACGCCGTGGCGCTCGCCGCAGTTCAGGAGGAGTTCCGCGGCCCGGTCTTCCGCCTCTACGCGTCCACCGACGTCGTCGGTGTCGAGATTGGCGCGGCGCTCAAGAACATCATTGCTATTGCCGCGGGTGTGGTGGAGTCGCTGGGTCTTGGTCACAACGCGATGGCGGCGCTCATCACTCGCGGCCTCGCCGAAATTTCCCGACTCTCGTTCGCGATGGGTGGGCAGCGCGAGACGCCTTCGGGCCTCAGCGGGTTGGGAGATCTGGTGCTGACGTGCACGGGTTCGCTCAGCCGCAACCGCCATGTCGGCGTGGAACTGGGCCGGGGCCGATCGCTCGACGACATTCTGGCGGGCATGCGAATGGTGGCCGAGGGTGTGCGCACCACTCCCGCCGCGCTCGCGCTGGGGCAACGTCACGGTGTGGAGCTTCCGATTGCGGCGCAAATGGCCGAGGTCCTGGCGGGCCGCAAGACGCCTCGCGCGGCTGCGGGCGATTTGATGTTGCGGCCACAGCGCTGCGAACAGGAAGCCGGAAAGGTCTGA
- a CDS encoding competence/damage-inducible protein A, with protein MVTKPLRFAEILAVGSELLTPFRSDTNSLYLTARLNELGLDVRGKSVVLDDRATLAAALRAALTRADVVVTTGGLGPTDDDVTREAVADVAGVTFEEDPALLAAIEARFARRGIRMPSINARQAQVPKGAAALENPNGTAPGLWFKIGEQVLVALPGPPRELKPMFEVSVLPRLRDLCASAVLRRRTLKTTGRSESHVEEIAQPIYTTWLQSDPVISTTILAAPGQVELHLAAQGEDASVLDRALDDAVHKLEAALAPAVFSIDGRTLEEVVGALLLERGFKLSAAESCTAGLLLGALTDVSGSSAWIEGGVVAYANEVKVQALDVPAALIDTHGAVSEPVAQAMADGVRRRLKTDLGVGITGIAGPTGGTEAKPVGTVALAVSGPGDRSVVRMVRLPGDRTTVRRMAVQAALDLIRRVLTDADYN; from the coding sequence GTGGTAACAAAGCCGCTGCGGTTCGCCGAAATTCTGGCAGTCGGCTCCGAACTCCTCACGCCGTTCCGCTCCGATACAAATTCCCTCTACCTCACCGCGCGCCTCAACGAACTGGGCCTCGACGTGCGCGGCAAGTCCGTGGTCCTCGACGACCGCGCGACCCTTGCTGCGGCTCTGCGAGCGGCACTCACGCGCGCCGACGTGGTGGTCACCACTGGAGGCCTGGGCCCCACAGATGACGATGTGACGCGGGAAGCGGTGGCAGACGTGGCCGGCGTGACGTTTGAAGAAGACCCAGCGCTGCTGGCGGCGATTGAAGCGCGATTTGCCCGTCGTGGAATCCGGATGCCGTCGATCAACGCCCGTCAGGCCCAGGTGCCGAAAGGCGCGGCCGCTCTCGAGAATCCGAACGGCACCGCCCCGGGGCTGTGGTTCAAGATCGGCGAGCAGGTTCTTGTCGCTCTGCCGGGCCCGCCGCGTGAACTCAAGCCGATGTTTGAGGTCAGTGTGCTGCCGCGGCTTCGCGACCTGTGCGCAAGCGCAGTGCTTCGGCGCCGCACGCTGAAGACCACGGGCCGCAGTGAATCGCATGTAGAGGAAATCGCACAGCCGATCTATACGACGTGGCTGCAGTCAGACCCTGTGATCAGCACCACGATCCTGGCGGCGCCTGGCCAGGTGGAATTGCATCTGGCGGCGCAGGGTGAAGACGCTTCGGTACTCGACCGCGCACTTGATGACGCGGTGCACAAACTGGAAGCGGCACTGGCCCCGGCCGTGTTCAGCATCGATGGTCGCACCCTGGAAGAAGTGGTGGGCGCTCTGCTCCTGGAGCGCGGGTTCAAATTGTCTGCGGCGGAGTCCTGCACTGCGGGACTTCTCCTGGGTGCGTTGACCGATGTGTCCGGCAGTTCCGCCTGGATCGAGGGCGGGGTCGTGGCATACGCGAATGAAGTGAAAGTGCAGGCGCTTGATGTGCCGGCCGCACTGATCGATACCCACGGCGCGGTCAGCGAGCCGGTCGCGCAAGCCATGGCCGACGGTGTGCGTCGTCGCCTCAAGACCGACCTGGGCGTTGGTATCACGGGAATTGCCGGGCCCACCGGGGGCACCGAGGCCAAGCCCGTCGGCACGGTGGCCCTGGCCGTGTCGGGCCCCGGAGACCGGAGCGTTGTGCGAATGGTTCGTTTGCCGGGTGACCGTACGACCGTTCGGCGGATGGCGGTTCAGGCCGCATTGGACCTGATTCGACGCGTCCTGACCGACGCCGACTACAATTAA
- a CDS encoding phosphatidylglycerophosphatase A, translating to MKQLGMGIATVGGVGFFPVAPGTVGSAVGVVIYMLTRGWTPMAQFAVLAGITIVGIWAASVAEVALKREDPGPVVIDEVAGQLLTLFLTGVAWKGAIVGFLIFRVLDIIKPPPARQFERLHGGLGIMADDLMAGLYGLGLMMLLVRYWPGAW from the coding sequence GTGAAACAGCTCGGCATGGGCATCGCCACAGTCGGCGGTGTCGGGTTTTTTCCCGTGGCCCCCGGAACTGTCGGGTCGGCTGTGGGTGTCGTTATCTACATGTTGACCCGCGGCTGGACGCCGATGGCGCAGTTCGCGGTGCTTGCGGGAATCACGATCGTGGGAATCTGGGCGGCCAGCGTCGCCGAGGTGGCGCTCAAGCGCGAAGACCCAGGCCCTGTCGTGATCGACGAAGTCGCCGGCCAGCTTCTGACTCTGTTTCTGACCGGCGTCGCCTGGAAAGGCGCCATCGTCGGCTTCCTGATCTTCCGCGTGCTCGACATCATCAAGCCGCCCCCGGCTCGCCAGTTCGAACGTCTGCATGGTGGACTGGGCATCATGGCCGATGACCTGATGGCCGGCCTGTACGGCCTGGGCCTGATGATGCTGTTGGTGCGCTACTGGCCGGGCGCGTGGTAA
- a CDS encoding RDD family protein, with translation MRCTKCHYLSFDPEPRCRNCGHDLSMDENEQLSWAETTLRGRGPATSSAALRAPSRSTTATAVMAAPAPSTVAIATAELPLFMRSMAEPASADLAEDDEPAPMVKVPARPRVPVAVRRATPDSARLRAKYGMPPLPEPDLLDQVELREEVPLPLPMPSPMQWTREPAPDHAPSPDATEVQQSVGAMTRLAAVAIDATLLLGIAGAVLYLTLQLTGLTLADFRLLPVAPMAAMFGLLAVGYLVLFTVAGGQTLGKMAMHIRVVSTPEESSMGESLTMSQAAIRSLVALPSVMALGAGLVPALFGSGASVHDRLAHTRVVHL, from the coding sequence ATGAGATGCACCAAGTGCCACTATCTGAGCTTTGACCCCGAACCCCGGTGCCGCAACTGCGGGCACGACCTCTCGATGGACGAAAACGAGCAGCTCAGCTGGGCCGAGACCACCTTGCGGGGCCGCGGCCCCGCCACGTCCAGCGCGGCATTGCGTGCCCCGTCCAGATCAACGACGGCAACCGCAGTGATGGCCGCACCGGCGCCGTCCACAGTCGCCATCGCCACCGCCGAACTTCCGTTGTTCATGAGGAGCATGGCTGAACCAGCCAGTGCCGATCTTGCCGAAGACGACGAGCCCGCGCCGATGGTGAAGGTGCCGGCGCGTCCGCGGGTGCCCGTGGCCGTGCGGCGTGCCACGCCCGATTCGGCCCGGCTCCGCGCGAAATACGGCATGCCCCCGCTTCCCGAACCCGATCTCCTGGACCAGGTGGAACTCCGTGAGGAGGTTCCACTGCCGTTGCCCATGCCTTCGCCGATGCAGTGGACGCGTGAACCCGCGCCCGATCATGCGCCATCGCCTGACGCGACCGAAGTCCAGCAGTCCGTGGGTGCCATGACGCGGTTGGCCGCAGTGGCCATCGACGCGACGTTGCTTCTTGGCATCGCCGGCGCCGTGCTGTATCTCACCCTGCAACTCACGGGCTTGACGCTTGCCGACTTCCGGCTGCTGCCCGTGGCGCCGATGGCTGCGATGTTCGGGCTGCTGGCTGTCGGATATCTCGTGCTCTTCACGGTGGCCGGCGGACAGACGCTGGGCAAAATGGCGATGCACATCCGGGTCGTCTCAACTCCTGAGGAGTCGTCCATGGGCGAGAGTCTCACGATGTCGCAGGCGGCAATTCGGTCGCTCGTGGCCCTGCCTTCGGTGATGGCCCTGGGCGCCGGTCTTGTCCCTGCGCTGTTTGGTTCCGGTGCGTCCGTTCACGATCGCCTGGCCCACACCCGGGTGGTGCATTTGTGA